A stretch of DNA from Sander lucioperca isolate FBNREF2018 chromosome 8, SLUC_FBN_1.2, whole genome shotgun sequence:
GGTTCTGTTATTATTTACTtcataagtttaaaaaaaaaaaaacagaattataTGTTATCAATAATAGATACAGTATCAATTTAAATTAATATACGATTTATGTTAACCAGAGAAATTCATTTTTAATAGTAAACCAGGTTTTATCATTGATGATCAAGTGCACAATCAATGGCACATGGTGGCCTCTTTTTGTATTAAATTCAGTCAGGAAGGAAGAAACATTTTCTGCACTGTGACACATCTAATCGAACTATAAATCGAGGAacctctgtatgtatgtatgtatgtatgtatgtacagctGTTTGTGTGCCCGTTGGCTTTcaaatatctcaaaaactatTCATCCAATCTGCTTCACACTTGGCTTCCTGGGTACCCAATGAACTTGCCACTtggaatttggagcagtttggacagcgTTAGATATTGGATATTAAATAACTGTGAATAAAACTAAACAACTGCACAATAgaagttgagaaaaaaaaagccaccTGTGTATAGCTGCAGCGGTGGGGCTTTACAGCGTGTCTTCGCAGTGGGCTATCGGTGTCGTGCCGAAAAGTGATTATCCACCAAAAACTgaataataatgcatcatattttaattgtgatattttgtgagtagaatctgaatctgcaacattCTCcgtcaggtaaatatagtagtaccattttttttctctgaagtAGAAGTAAATAATaagtcagtagtatacagttgagttgcatattaagtgctttgaggtctttttgtaattattatgtagttattttggggtacaatggttctggagaaatcTGCAAGCAGCAATGAGCCAAGCagtcggcccgttccaaacagacACTTTcttgaacgggcactgcactagtaaaTTAGAAAAATAATAAGATGTAGGTGGCAACATTTGCATAtagttttagaaaataaaagtatgGCATAAAAATAGTGAATATTCTTATTAATTtaacctgttttcatacatttgATTCTAAACAAACCTTATTATTTTTCTGGGCAATAACATCTTGTTTATGTCCAGGGGTGTATCTTTGTGGGCCcccctcacatgagggccctgtaTACTCAGTCCCCATTTCCACTCCAGTCTGATGCCCCTGCATCATGTCAGTCACactattacattattttattggCCGAGCCTGTATAAGGCCGACTTCAAGCCTCGCTGTACTACAGTACAACTGTGAAGCAGTCATAGTTAAATGTAGTGAATCATTGAATTATAGTAGTTTTTTTCAAATCACAgcaaaaatatttgttttgaaTAAATGCAAAGCAAGATATAGAATAAATAGCTAAGTAatactttatattttattaataactGGGTGTTCATCATATTGTAGATTATgtacaaaataattcataagtGATTTACACATGTCTATGTTATCAAGAGGGAAAACACCCTGTTGACAAGTAAAACCATATACATCTTTTGTCATTTGTGGCGCTGTaccagcttttcaaaaaggCTGATGTTCAAAACAATTGATTAACATTACAAAGATTTGTATTCTAAGAGCCACGCTCGCCTGTTAGAGTCGCATTGTGTCACACAATGAGGAAAGGTCTTTTCGTCATTCACTAGAGTTTAAATGATAGAACAATAGCCATTTTGTGTGAATCACAAAACCTGAAacattttttagtttaaaaaaatagcccctgctgttgtgtttttgcaACATGCAATAAACTAACACAATCTTTGAATGTAGAAAAGTCCAGTGTAAAGTGGCTGGATGAATACAGATTTTAATTATGAGCAAAAGATGACAGAGGTTATTATATAATACTGTTGTATAATACTGTTACTACTGTGGCAGATAACAAAGAACCTGACAGAGCATACGTGGATTTACAGATACTTTGACTTTGTGAGTTGTTTTGTGAGTACTTTTGCGTGACTATGAACAGTGTTGGGCACAaacaaatgtgaccccacctccacctacccctctttaacggaacttaaaatacatgtgcatgttcaattatttatgataaatctgaatattataatgaaatggacacttaatacaatacattattaacagaaacaatgtacacaaatctaaactattttaatgttgctgtgggacaaagtgagactagcctccaatcaaatgccatgtatgtagatattatgtttatatagtggatcgatacaaataacacaacacctcaacaggccacaacagGGCAAATTAAAgtatgcttgttaagcactataccaaaaataaataacaaatatataaactctttgtagtgcaaataacgtaagtggcctgatctTTATACctgtgcactggtgtgtgcatcgatccggcatatgtgtgtgtgtgtgtgtgtgtgtgtgtgtgtgtgtgtggggagtaggtgatagagcgagggagaagtgagagagtgacggcgattagcttcggagcgagtagcaactctagagtcatagtaagagaaacaaagtgtctcctgttctttctgaccacggtggaaaatctgtagcaggaaaagttaaccctctccttgatttcataacgccatacctgtctctctctcgttgactgactcgcttgtgtttGTCGTGTGTCTGACTATGCatgctttcgaacacccgccccactctacctctgattggctaaccatgacattttactcaacctcagccaatcgtcagcatttatgcgcttgtgtcgcgcactgcccactaacggtaaagatccatttgtccgacacgactgaagcgtggtgtcgcagcgtcatacatccatggttgatgctccacgcccctgactggcagctgattggacgaacgcgtgtcgtgggtttggcttctcgagaatttcaacagagtgtcatggcggctcgttgagaatacgatcttgtattttacaaaaatagttcacggtcaaatggatctctaccgtaaggaagaacagtaaaaaaaagtatttgtctCTCAGCTCACGGTAGAGATCCATTTGATCGTGCAACGCTTCTGTTGCGCCGCGCTtcactctattcctatgggtgacgtcaagcgacttcaacgtgcacgcaaagcacTCCGGGAAGGCgtccaaaagctggccgatgcccatctttatgcaaattaatccgttgaacgcgacacgactatccagtagaagtagacgaaaatcttttaaacctacctttgtcgatctaaaataaagacagattcagacaGCACCTTCAGCTTTAGACTCCTCTCACCCAGATGCACCACAGAGCGCCATAGGAAGTCGTTCCTGCCTGTGGTCATTAAACTCTACAACACCTCCCTCAGAGAGTcacacaccccctctctgtaatcatcacatctcaaacatagactattcacttctcttttttattgcactataatcatctcaacatagacaatcattttctctttctattgcactatttgcacattaacattaacactgtacatttcatattttatttattattactgtatatttgtttttattatatatgttaaaagtctggataatatatgttgtttgtatatgttgtttgtatacctggagtggtaacaaaaataatttccccctgggattattaaagtatttctgattctgattctgattctgaaactgtttattatttgttttaacgCTAAAGAAACTTGCCCATCCTGAGCTGTATGTCATGATATATATGGACATTGTTATTGCTTAGAAATAAAGAAACTTGCTGGGCATCAGTAAAACTCATGTTTAGGGGTAGATTTGTATGTGGTACATGTATTTTTAACTTAATCTGTCGGCTGTAGCTAACATGACCGATAATCCAGTGAGAAACAGCAGCTAGTAGCAGTAACACTTACCCTGACTGCACAAAGTTACCTCTACAGCTATTGAGAAATGAGCTGCATTTCCAAACTGGCAGCATGACTTAAAATCACAACGTTAGCATATATGAAATTCCATTTTTTTGCCAGCTACACTTGTTCGATATAATAATTCAGCCTGGTCTCATGAAATGACATATGAGTAACAAACCTATTTGTTAAGTAATTTTGCATGGTATCACATcgtgtttttgctttgacattTTACGCCATGTAGTCGCTCGCACCAGGCTTTCAACTGTAAACCAAGACGGTCCTCCCACGAAAAACAGCCAGATAAAttatttgttcaagcagcaattatgactTATATTTACGTTTTTAATGGTGGCGCCCTCTAGTTTCCGTAGTAATTATGATACGAGCAAAGTAAAAGTAAGGTGACGAAGTATAAGAGTGCCAAATTTCCACGTAACGAGGTAGATTAGGGTGGTGAATGGGTCAAACAGGACTTTTAttcaggagagcggggttcatgtggtgccatgtcatttctgggacgctccattgttccgacctctcaataacccgaaaaattccctttggtcctacagcccactagtccgacaTCCACcagccacgccaagacccgcccttcaatagcatttattggccaggcatccatgcttacgcaaggtaacgtaaccccatttgtacaggtcctatctcctgaccaatcagctatcctaaccttaaccactcaaggtcaaatgcctaaccccaaccatcgagctgcttcgtagggcaggtgttggcgtggccatagtgggattcataaTTTTGCCACTAAAGGGACGTCGggctagtgggctgtaggaccaaagggaattttttgggttaatgaGAGGTCGGAAAAATGGAGCGTCGGAGAACTGGGCGGTCCCCATTCATATCCCGTTTGAAAATAGAAGTGGATGgcgagttgtttttttaactttacagaaGAAACAGAGCTACGCTATGTTCTGCATCCCATTTTTGTGCTTAAACCAAACTAAACTGTAACCgttgtttcacaacgttaatgtgtttaaaactgtgactgttacgttctctggtttagatatgataatggaaaacgctcctgtgtgTCATATTAGAGGTTAGGAATAAGCAATCTTTGTATTGTTAGTAAACCCATCCATGTCAATATTACACACTCAGAGTAACTACTCCGGAAATGAAGAGACGTAGTATAAAGACCAAGAAGTCTGTTTAGGGCAGGTATGAGTGGAGGTGGATGGATCCAACAAAGCAGTGTGCCACATGAAACAAGTTATGGTAACTAAACTGTAGACGTTGATTTGAAACCACaatgtttttcctaaacttgACTAcctagttttgttgcctaaactgcGACCGTAGTGAAGCGTCATAGTTTGGTGTGACCAAGGTGTCCTGAAAGCGTCCATATGTGACGAGTTGTGAATGGAAACAAGGCGTAAAATGACACGCAAAAAGCTTAAAATGTGTTTCATGATATGCAAAACACACCGAAAAGTGATGTGCCATTTATACGCTTTACCATGAGATCACGTATTTTCACAAAGTCAGCATCAAAATCTTGCAGTTTTCTCAACATGTACAAGAACACTAGATATGTTGGTTATGTTGGTGCCAAAACTCATATTAGTATAAAAGTAAGGAGAGGATGGTGCTGGGCTAAACTAAacacaaaaaaggggggaagTCACTGATTTTTAACCCATCTGACTCGAATCATCCAGCAGAGTTTTGCTGGCGGGTAAAAGCAGACCTCCGGACACTGGCACCATTCATCTGCATATATGGCagtacagaaaatctgcaagctttcccttaagttaccagctaatgcttgcactagctagctagctttggttGACAAGGTGCTACTAAACGCTGAAAAAGAAATTTTTAGGCGACAAAAATGTTCCAATCACTTTTGATGAAGTAAgtaacacacagtgagagggtcaaagttcaagATGAAAATACTGACAACACAagttcaggtctattttaatgtacacagtgccatggttagcattgctaagcctctgtcctgattgacaggttggCGTGTAGCCAtgcccctaaagcatcccctgctttatcgtctattttaaaatgaatgggcTCATGCATTTTTGAAGAACATTTCTAACTActgattgagaccataaactcattatgaaaatgtttactgaggtaataaatcaagtgataagtagggtcattttctcatatATTTCTATAGAAattgacttctttttggagccaatggagttgccccctgctggaaattagatagaatgcaggtttaaggcacttaagcattggcttcacttttcatgCAGGGAAGTTACTGCTTGGATGAGATCTAGTTATTTTAACTgctatgcacaaacacacaaaggaaGCAAGTGCTTGGCAAATATGGTTTTGAATtacacattgtttttatttacttaaGTCAAACACAGATGTCTAGCACATATCAGTGATACGCCTCATGCTCATCCACCTCATGCCGCTCATGCCCATGTCCCTGAAGCTCCTGTACTCTCCGGGCCTCATGTACATCATCCTGCCTCTGTAGTTGGGCTGCTCGTACATCAGCCAGTGGCCGTCCATCACGTGGCAGGACATGCAGTCGTTCATACGGTAACGGTCCATGATGTTGTCGCAGTCGTCCATCAGCTCATTCATCTGACCACCAAAGTTCTCCCTCTCGTAGATCCTCATCCTGAACTGACCTCTGTGCTGTAATACAATGCCGGGAAAATGTTAGTATGgccacacattttaaaaataaaaataaagtgttatatgtataaaaataaaaaggatgtATAAATACATGAGGTCTCTTACATAGGGGATCATTCTGCAGGATCTGATGGAGTCGAATGTCATTCCCATGCTCATCATGCGCTGCATGTCATGGTACTCGCCCCTTCTCATGAAGAACTGCATACCCATGTAGTTGGGACGCTCGTAGACCATGAAGCAGCCACTCTCCACCCTGCAGGACTGGCACCTGCTCAGGTAGGAGGACATGTCAGCGCAGTCGCTCATGCACTCATAGTGGCGACCCTGGAAGTTCCTCTCCTCGTAGAAGATAATCTGCAATGGAGAACAGAGGGAAGATTTAAGATTCTTCTGGATTTAAGAATGTTCGTATCAGTGGTAACCTTACATTTtggtgtattttgttttttaatatgtgaaaacataagaaaaaaatCCCCATTACCTTGCCCATGGTGATggtggtttagtttttttccccagtGGATGGTTCAACTTGCTCTGCCAACTACATGACTCCAGGACCTTTTTATACAAAACCCCACGGGTCATGATGTGTTGTTATTCAAATGTGTAAAACCGATGAATTAGCAGTATGACTTTTGCTGAACGGGGTCTATAAATGTGTAACAATAGTTCTCCATCCATACATTTCTGGCAGCCCGCATCTGCATTGTCTATTATAAGCATAAGCTTTGTGTGTGTTCCAATCTCAGTCAGAACGTTCTCCACATATGGTCTGATCATCACCGATAGAAACAACATGACAGCAGGCCACATCCATGATAAACCCTGAGAAAACCAGAAACCTGTACAAATAATCAGTTAGTATAAAGAATTAAACATACTGATTATTATGTGATTATATTTTCAAAACAGCCCCCCCCGACTGAAAATGAATCCTGTGTTGTAAATTAAAAGAATGTTGTTTCATGCGATGTTAATTAAATCTATCTTCTATTTAAAAGGCAATTTGTAGCAATGAGATGTCACATAGGTATGAAAAAGGATATGAAAATTAGCGTGGCCACTATTTTGTAAGATGCACAGCCTGTAACCAAACAAGACACAGCAATTGAACTGCTCATTTTGTGGGATTTATGAACTGCAATTATTCAAACTGATGCACATTACTTCAGAAAACGTAATGAAAACAGCAgtgaatgaagaaaaaacactgTAGTTATACTATAAATTGTTTGAGAGTAGCATTAAATTAGTTTCactcatttttaaaaaggcaaGTAGATACATTTATGTGAAAACCATAAATATTTATAAATGTATACTGTATTGAATTgaataatatataaaacataCTGTGGGCTGCTACCTGCGACCCTCTGAACACATTCCAACAAATCCAACTGGATGTTTTTGTGAGTAGGAAGCCAGCGAGGGATCATGCAGCGACATCTTTAGTTAGACAGTCCTGCTACAAGGAGGTTAGGCTCGGGGGGGAAGCATTAACGACCAGGTGGAAAGACGTGGGTGGCAACACCATTTTTCTGCAGGACTGCAGTGTGCAGGTGTTAGGAAACAATCTGATCTGTGGTCCGTATCCTATCATCTACTGGCTTGACCTCTGTGAGTTGACTCTGAAGGCAGTTAAAAGCTCTCGGAGAACAAAGTGACACTAAGCAGGgttcatttcaaaatgttctaaaggtttaatgagaatatgtacattttctaacaatcgCTCTATACAGTTAGTTAGCTGACGTGAGAGTAGATAGATAAGAAAGAGGCTCCAGAGGACAGGAGGATTGGTTCAAGGTTGGTTCACGCAGATAAATCTTCAGGAAGAAAAACTATTTGTGATACAAATGTATGATAACAATCTAATTGTATGGACAGGCCTGTCCTTAATGTAAATGATAAACCTAAAACTAGTGTCACAGATAACTATAACTATCTACTTCACTTTATCTACATTCATTATGTCTTTCTCCctctaacgtgtgtgtgtgtgtgtgtgtgtgtgtgtgtgtgtgtgtgtgtgtgtgtgcgtgcgtgcgtgcgtgcgtgcgtgcgtgcgtgcgtgcgtgcgtgcgtgcgtgcgtgcgtgcgtgttaaacagacagagagagagcttgATCCAGGTTCTGGTGTTATGTCGCAGCCTGTACAGGGCTATCAGAGAGTAAATAACTTATTCATTcaagtttttttaattattattattaattaaataaataattaaatagtgATCTACTATtactataatcattttcaagTTTCTCTTGATTTGGTTTGCTTATGACTTACCAAAAAATGACTATCTCACCTCTactttaaaatacaagaaaataaGTCTTTGTACTATAATTTTGAGGAATTTCATAAGTAAATCTATGTTTTTAAATACCAATAACTTATGGGGTACTGTAACATAGGTCATGCTAATTATGTAAGGATTTATAGTAGTATATATTATGATAGTATATAATGATTTATAATTAATATTCTACAGAAGAGAACATAAGTGAGTCAAAACAAAGAGGAAAAGATTTGTGTTATCCACTTTGATGGGTAGTTTATTTGCTGCAGTACAGTTACAGATGCTTACCCCTCTTGTTTCTTGTAGTTAAGgagtaaaaacaattaaaataaaaaaaagtatttacagAGTAAGTACAAGATCCGCAAACCACACAGTTAAAGTGTTGGCAGGGCTTTAATCATCCTTATGAGGATCCTTTTATTTACTCATGGTCAGACAACAAAATCACACTTTGACAATTTAATGAAAACACATTCACAAAGGAGATTAAAAATTCAACATCTTTAATAAACTAAGTGTTTGATATTTACAGCAAGGTTTCGCTCAATGGCTAAAATTCGGTGACCCTCCTGAAGGAGCCGACGATGGCGCAGGTGGCGCACCAGTCGCGGTACCTCCTGTACTCCCCAGGTCTCAGGAAGTACTGTCTGCCTCGGTAGTTGGGGTACTCATAGAAGATCCAGAAGCCATTCATAACATTACTGGAGTAGACATGGCGGTGATGGAAACGGTCAGACACACAGGGACAGTCATCCATGAACTCCATCATGTGGCCGCTGAAGTCGGGCTTCTCATAGATACGCAATCTGTAGGAGCCTCGATACTGTGGGACCAAAGGAAATGATGACTTCTGTAACCACAAGCTCATAAATAATCAAATTTAACAACACAAAAATATGCTCAGATGGCATCCTGGCTTTTTGAATGATCACAGACTTTAAAACAAATTGTCCTTGGCAGTCTTTTGTTGTCTTCTTACCAGTGGAATCATCTTGCACGAGCGGATACAGCTGCTGAAGCCCATCCACCTCTGGTAGTCGGGGTACTCTCCCCTCCTCATGAAGTACTGGTGGCCCATGAAGTTGGGTCGCTCATAGATCATGAAGCAGCCGCTCTCCACCCTGATAGAGTTGCAGCGGCTGAAGTACGAGTGAAGGTCCGTGCAGTCGTTGCCGCACTCATAGCTCCGACCCTGGAAGTTCTTGTCCTCGTAAAAGATAATCTGGTGGAGAATAAAAGTGTCACAAGCTCCAGTGCAAATCACATGTTTCAGCAAAGAAAGAATGAGAATTCAGCTCAACATAAAACATACTATACATAATGTAACTTACATTTAATGTGAGCAGAGAGGAAAAACAGTACTAACCTTGCCCATGGTCTCCGTTGGAGAGATTCCCCATGTTTTCAGGGCTTTTTATACTACCTCTTGACAAACAAAGTATTGTTATTCAAATTCTCTCGTAGTTATAATTGAAGGCTACTGGCACATGTTTACCTTTTTGTTGGAGCACAACATTGGGTCAGAAATATGGatttgtatttgaaaaaaaaggataaataaTTAACTGGTTTGGTGTTTTGACACACATGGACAAAGGAAAAGACTAGTATGGTATCCACACGTCCAGTAGACAATGGCTGCAGAACAATATGGAACAGCCCTTTTGCATTAAATATGTTGCATAACAGAGCAGGAAGCCATTCACTCTCCCTAACGCTCTACCTGAGCAACCCCACTGTGTGAAAATAAGTACAGTAAGTATACACTGTGCTGGTCTGTAAGCTACGTAAAGAAGTAAAGATTTTATTAGTttgttgttatgttatgtatgtatgttatgtactgtatgtgtgtgtgggatgcTTGTGTCAACTTTGACTTCATGTACTAACGCCACATTTACCCTCCGGTTCAGGTGTTGTACCGCATGTTTCTTCAACTATCTGACAGTTTGGACTTAATGGACTACAATTCCCTTGATGTGTCACAGCCATGTTGACT
This window harbors:
- the si:dkey-57a22.15 gene encoding gamma-crystallin M2, producing MGKIIFYEDKNFQGRSYECGNDCTDLHSYFSRCNSIRVESGCFMIYERPNFMGHQYFMRRGEYPDYQRWMGFSSCIRSCKMIPLYRGSYRLRIYEKPDFSGHMMEFMDDCPCVSDRFHHRHVYSSNVMNGFWIFYEYPNYRGRQYFLRPGEYRRYRDWCATCAIVGSFRRVTEF
- the LOC116050283 gene encoding gamma-crystallin M1; its protein translation is MGKIIFYEERNFQGRHYECMSDCADMSSYLSRCQSCRVESGCFMVYERPNYMGMQFFMRRGEYHDMQRMMSMGMTFDSIRSCRMIPYHRGQFRMRIYERENFGGQMNELMDDCDNIMDRYRMNDCMSCHVMDGHWLMYEQPNYRGRMMYMRPGEYRSFRDMGMSGMRWMSMRRITDMC